The sequence GTGCCGGTGTGCCTCAACGCGCTGCTCTACCGGCAGGAGCGTGATCTGGCGGCCATGTTCCGCAGGCTCGAAGGCGCGCGCAGCGCCCGCGCCGCCAAGTGGGATCGGCGCGCCCGCGAGCGCCGCGAGCTCATCGACCGCCACCTCTGGGACAGCCGCCGCGGCCTCTACTTCGACTGGTCGCTCAGCGCCGGCAAGCGCTCCAGCTACGAGACCCTGGCCTCCTTCTATCCGCTCTGGGTGGGGCTGGCCTCTGGCAAGCAGGCGGCGCGGGTGGCGGAGAACCTGGAGCTCTTCCTCGAGCCGGGCGGGCTGGCCACCAGCTCGCGTCGGAGCCGCGCGGGCGCCCCGTCCGAGCCCTTGCAGTGGGACTGGCCCATCGGCTGGGCGCCGCTCCAGGTGATCGCGGTGGAGGGCCTGCGTCGCTACGGGTTCCACGCGCTGGCGGACCGCGTGGCCTACCGCTGGCTGCACCTGGTGTTCCGCGTGGCCGGGGAGCAGAACGGCTCGCTCAAGGAGAAGTACGACGTGGTGGCCGGGTCCGCCGAGGTGGTGTCCTCCGAGTACCAGAACCAGGGCGACGACTTCGGCCGGTACCTCGACGATTCGGGTGTGCGCGGGGTGGGCTTCGGCTGGACCAACGCCTCCATTCCGCTCTTGCTGGCCGGCCTCGACGACGGGCTCCGCCAGGCGCTGGAGCTCGACGTGCCCGCGTCCCAGGCGGGCGTCTGAGCGGTCAGAGGTCTCCGCCTCGGCGCCGATGCGGCCTGCATTCAGGGCGTCCGCGTGGGGGCCGCGGTCGTTCTCGCGCGCCGCAGCGGTGCGCGGCCCGGTGGCTGCTGGACCGGCTCCCGCGGAGCGAGCGCCGGGATCGCCCGCTCGACGCCGACGGTGCCGCGAAGCAGGAGGTGCTCCCCATGGTGGAGCAGCTCGAGCGAGCCGCGGTCGTCCAGGAGCCGATAGGTCGCCGACTTCGCGGTCACGGCGACGCGCAGGGGCACACCCCGGCGAAGCACCATGAAGGAGAGGCGGGTCAACCCATCGGGCAGGCGCGGTGAGAACGCAAGCACGCCCGCGTGGTCGCGCATGCCGCCCAACCCTGCGATCAGCGCGATCCATGTCCCGGCCAGCGACGCGACGTGGAGGCCGTCTCTCACGTTGTGCTCCAGATCCTCGAGATCGATGAGCGCCGCCTCGGCCGCGTAGTCGAGCGCGAGCCGAAGGTGGCCAACCTCGGCCGCCATCACGGCCTGGGTACACGCAGAGAGCGAGGAATCGCGAACGGTGATCCTCTCGTAGTAGGAGAAGTTGCGAGCCTTCTCCTCCGCCGTGAAGGCGTCGCCGCAGAGCTGCATGGCCAGCACCAGGTCGGGCTGCTTGACGACCTGCTTCCGGTACAAGTCGAAATAGGGAAAGTGCAGCATCAGCGGGTACTGCTCGGGCCGCGTGGCGGCGAAGTTCCAGACCGCGTGCGTGGTGAAGCCCTCCGACTGCTCGTGGACGCAGAGCCGCTGGTCGTACGGCACGAACATGCGGTCGGCCGCGGCGCGCCAGTCGGCCATCTCCTCCGGCGTCACGCCACACTCGCGCGCCCTGTCTTGGTGGCGCACGCAGGCGAGCGTGGCGGCCCTCAGGTTTCTTTGAGCCATGAGGTTCGTATAGAGGTTGTTGTCGGCGACCGCGCTGTACTCGTCCGGCCCCGTGACTCCGTCGATTCGAAACGCCCCCTGCAGGTCGTGGTGGCCGAGTGAGCGCCAGAGCCGCGCGGTCTGCACCAGGATGTCGAGACCGACGTCACGTTCAAAAGAAGTGTCGCCGGTGGCGTTCACGTAGCGGATGACCGCGTCCGACACATCCGCGTTGACGTGGAAGGCCGCCGTGCCCGCCGGCCAGTAGCCGGAGCACTCCTCGCCGTTGATGGTGCGCCACGGGAAGCTCGCCCCCGCGAGCCCGAGCTCCGTCGCGTGCTTCACGGCGGCGCCGAGCGTCGAGTGGCGCCAGCGGAGCACGTCTGCCGCCGCGGCGGGGATGCTGTTCGTGAGCACCGGCAGGACGAAGGTCTCGGTGTCCCAGAACGAATGCCCGTCGTATCCAGGTCCGGTCAGCCCCTTCGCCGGGATGGCGCGTCGCTCGGCCCGCGCACCAGCCTGCAAGACATGAAACAGGGCGAAGCGGACGGCCTGCTGGAGCTCGGCGTCGCCGTCGAGCTCCACATCGGCGCGTCCCCAGAACTGATCCAGGTACTGGCGCTGGTCGGCGAGGAGCTGCTCCCAACCCGTCAGCCGGGCAGCCTCCAGGGCCGCCTCGACCTGATCTCGCAGGGCGGGGACCGTGCGGTCGTGCGACCACCCATAGGCGATGAACTTCGTCAGGCGCAGGCCTTGCCCGGGCTGGACGATGTCGGCGACCGTGACCCGCGCGACGTGGGCCAGGGCCTGGGAGCTCACGCGAGCGTGTGCCGAGCCGCTGATGAGGTGGTCCATCGCGGCCGCGACACGCAGCCGGCTCTGCTTCGTCCTGTGAACGAGCACGGCCGAGGTCGCCGAGCACGCGGCGTCCTCGGGCTCCAGCGGGGCCTCGAGGACCATCGCCGCACGCGGGTCACCGGAGCGCGGCGGCATCTGCTCGTTGGCCACCAGCTCCGACTGCACCACCGCGTTGACGGGTCCATCGAGCGGCTCGACCAGGTACGAGATCGCCACCACCGCGCGTTGCGTGAACGACACCAGGCGCGTGGAGGTCACCCTCACCGTCCGCCCTGCCGGAGAGGTCCACTCGGCGATGCGAGTCAGCGTGCCGGCGCGGAAATCGAGCACGCGTCGGTGGGCGCGCAGCTCTCCGTACCGGACGTCGAAGGGCTCGTCGTCCACCACGAGCCTGAAGAGCTTGCCATTGGTGACATTGATGAGCGTCTGGTCGGACTGCGGAAAGCCATACCCCGCCTCCGCATAGGGCAACGGCCGGATTTCATAGAATCCGTTCAAGTAGGTGCCCGGGAGCCCGTGCGGCTCGC is a genomic window of Deltaproteobacteria bacterium containing:
- a CDS encoding glycoside hydrolase family 65 protein, with the protein product MIQHPAFVVEPWALHETELHLETLAQTESLFALSNGHIGLRGNLDEGEPHGLPGTYLNGFYEIRPLPYAEAGYGFPQSDQTLINVTNGKLFRLVVDDEPFDVRYGELRAHRRVLDFRAGTLTRIAEWTSPAGRTVRVTSTRLVSFTQRAVVAISYLVEPLDGPVNAVVQSELVANEQMPPRSGDPRAAMVLEAPLEPEDAACSATSAVLVHRTKQSRLRVAAAMDHLISGSAHARVSSQALAHVARVTVADIVQPGQGLRLTKFIAYGWSHDRTVPALRDQVEAALEAARLTGWEQLLADQRQYLDQFWGRADVELDGDAELQQAVRFALFHVLQAGARAERRAIPAKGLTGPGYDGHSFWDTETFVLPVLTNSIPAAAADVLRWRHSTLGAAVKHATELGLAGASFPWRTINGEECSGYWPAGTAAFHVNADVSDAVIRYVNATGDTSFERDVGLDILVQTARLWRSLGHHDLQGAFRIDGVTGPDEYSAVADNNLYTNLMAQRNLRAATLACVRHQDRARECGVTPEEMADWRAAADRMFVPYDQRLCVHEQSEGFTTHAVWNFAATRPEQYPLMLHFPYFDLYRKQVVKQPDLVLAMQLCGDAFTAEEKARNFSYYERITVRDSSLSACTQAVMAAEVGHLRLALDYAAEAALIDLEDLEHNVRDGLHVASLAGTWIALIAGLGGMRDHAGVLAFSPRLPDGLTRLSFMVLRRGVPLRVAVTAKSATYRLLDDRGSLELLHHGEHLLLRGTVGVERAIPALAPREPVQQPPGRAPLRRARTTAAPTRTP